TCCTTTGAGGTAAAATATTTCAAGTTGAAAAGCATCAGAAATCCAAGTGGTAAGGAAACTACAACCATTTTACAGTTATATGGCAACTGATGAATCTAGGGGACCCCAGCCTCCACCACCCAGGCCCACTGTGTACCTGTGGTGAGCACCTGCTCCAGGTGCAGCACTGCGTGGATGAGAGCCTCCGTGCCCACTGCCCGGCCTGCAGCCCGCTGTAAGGCAGCCAGGGCAGCCCCTGCCAGGATGCTGCTGGTGCCTGCAGAACACAGAGGAGGGCACCAGTCATGAGACACTTCTGTCTGATCCAACCAGTCCCACCCACTCTCGGTGCTGCACGCAGGCCAGGGAGCAGGACCACAGGGTATCAACAGGGAACCAAGGCTTACCAAGACCAGAGCCGTGCGGCAGCTCTGACCACGTGTGCAGCTCAAAGCCACCATTAAAGGAGTGTAACAACTGTTCAAGCAGAGGGAGCTCTGAGTGGAGATGCACAATGCCAGCACAGATAAAGGCTGCCTTCAGCAAGGCCCCTGAGGAATGAGCACAAAGGGAGGAATTCTACTCCTAGGCCCATCTCAGCCTATCACTTAACATCCAACCCCGCAATTCCCCAACCCAAGATGGAGTTCCTCTGGTAGGACAGTGCAGGCCACATCCTCAAGCCATAAAAGGGCATCTAGGCTCTCTACCACAGGCAAATGTGTTCTGCGACAGCTGGTGCCTAAGAAGGGTAACTGTCAGCCTTTTCTAGTCTTTCAGAGCTCCTCAGACATACTGGCGAGCCCTAGCTCCCCAATAGTCTACAGTCCTCTGTGGATGGATATCCAAGGTCTGCCCCCATCCCAGCTGGCTCTGGCTGCCATCCCTCCTGGATGATGTTCTAATTGTCCTGACCTGGGGCATGAGGCTGGCAGTAATCCCGCAGGTCATCCAGGCTCCGGCACACTATCCTCATGGTCATCTCATCCTGCCGAGGTCCCActgccagccagagctcaggctCCGGGATGCGGCGTGCTTTGGCCCCGATGGGCCGGCGGCCATCCACCCGCACAGCCAGGCCCAACACTGCTCCACCAAGCTCATAGGCAATGGGCGGTGTGTCACTCCAGCCCCCTAGTGCAGTTCAACAAAGTGGTCACAGAGCCTGCCAGCCTGACTCTGAGGAGGATACCCATACCTAGCCCGAGGAACTCACCAGAGAAATCCACACGGGCTGGGCACTCAGTCACCACCCACTGCCCGGGTGCGGGCAGCTCCACGGGCTGGGTGGAGACGAAGTGCCGGGCTGTCATCACAGCCTGGCGGATCAGGATCTGCTCGGCCCCCTCGTAATGGCGGGCAGCTCGAACCAGCAAGGCAGGCCTGACAGGAGGGAAGATAGTCTCATGGAGCCCCGAGCTGGGAATAGACTTGCCATGGTCAATCTGAACGTCCTCTCTGAGCATCCACTATCAGGAGATCCTTTCACAGATGGCTCCTTGACAGATTCTAGTTTGATTCACACCCACCTGGTCAgccacttctctctctcctgggcAAGCGCCTCCACACCCCTCATCAGGTCTCCACACTCCAAGTATGAGAAAGGCTGAATCCACTCAGGGTTGGCAGCTGGCCCACTGCGCAAGCCTCCTCGGCCCTCTGCCATGCAGCCCAGCACATCGGCCACACAAGCCAGAGCCCGGGCTGCCACGCCAGGATCTTCTGCCCCAGCTGCAACTGAGGGGCCAGGAGTTAGGGGTTCCAGAAGAGAAGGCTCTGGCCTCTAATACTCTACCCGAGGCTCAATCGTCCCCAGATACTCCGGGCTCCTCACTGCTACAAACTTTCGTCAAGGTGTGCCCCTGCCTGTGAATGCACcctagcaaaggttttattctgcTAGCTCCAATGCAAACGCATCTCCCACTGCTACCTGAGGCATTATTCAGGCTTGAGTCAGTGAGAAACCTCAGGGCAAActcacttgctgccaaacctgacaacctgaattcaatctctgACACTCATATGGGGAAAGAAGAGAACAAGCTGTCTTCTAatcctacacatacacatacacgtatacacacacacacatacacacacacacaatggatttggttcggtttggtttggtttttcaagaaaggggGGTTCTtaagtgtagccctggctgtcttggaacttgctctgtagaccaggctagcctcaaactcaagagagatctgcctgcctctctgcctccagagttctgggattaaaggcatgcaccaccactgcctggcttaaataaatactttttaaaaaagagttgagGGATCAAACTACCTGGGTTCAAGTCTTCACCTCAGCTAGCTTTGGGCGAGTGATTTGAACTGGAACAAGATTCCGCTCTTCTCAGGGCCACTAATGAGCCACTTTCTATGAGGCTAAGACTCTTAGCCACCAGGCCATATGGTCCAGCTACCGTGTGGGAGAGCTGCCTACATGCCAGGTCCCAGCTGGAGCTTTGCGCCCTCATCCTGGCACTCAGTACAGAACACACAGGCCTGTAgatgctgtaaggacccagagtCTCAGCAACCGGGCGCCAACCTCCCACTAAAAGCCTTGCTAACAAGGATGAAGGTTGCTAGAAAACAAAACTCTAGCGTTTCTTCCACTTTAGAATCGCATGGCTTCCTAGTCCTTTCCATTGACAGCCcagagggcaggcagggcaggcagggcaggccaTCACAGCCTAACTCCTTACTATTAACACCCAGAACACTCACCCTTGTCAAGTGTGGCCAGCAGGGGCCCAGAGCAACCTTCCCCGACAGCGGCCCGGATCAGTGGACGTAGGCAGAGGTCCTGCCGCGCCTCTAACACATGCCTTGCCTTCTGCAAGGCCTGGCAGAAGAACAGATCTCGGCGGAAGTCCAGTGTGGCAGCCCGGTCCACACAAGGTTGCAGCTGCTCCCAGGACAGACGCCAGGAGGCTCGCCAGGCCCGAAGGGCCTCACCTCTGTGTTTGCGGGGGTGCAGCATCCACAGCACATCCTGGGGCCCCAGGGCCCTCGTGGGGTGGAGCACAGGGAAAAGGCGGGCAGTGAGGAGGCATCGATCTGAGGGGGGTGTATCTGGGTCCCACAGGTCCCAGTCTCTGGGGTGCAGAAAGGTGCATTAGTAGGAAGAAAGCTAAGGGCCCTGCCTTCTTTCCAAGCCTATTGGTCAACTCATAGGGACAGGACATACTCCCCCATGGGCGTCACTAGTATGTCTGTCACTAGGGGAGGGAGGCTATGCTGCCCTGTCAACTTGCCTAAGATACTGAATAATTAAAAAATCCCAAAGTGTAGACACAGCATAGCCAGGACTGCAGAGCTGCTAGGGAAAAAGTCCTGGGGAGAATCCAGCTGTTCCAGCTGTAGTGGGCCTAGCAGGGTGGTGAGAGGACCGGACAGGGCCGCCCAGGGCAAAGCTACAAAGCAGCAGCTACACCGGCTGCCTAGGCCCACAGAGGCCTGCTGGAGCAAGCAGCTTACTTACCGAATGCCTGTCTTCTTGAAGAACTCATTCCAGGACATGTTGAGATACATGCCTGCCCCCTGTCtctgggggaagaggaagaagcagtcAGGAATGCAGGGGCCTTTGAAAGGGACTAGGGGACACCAGGCGAGAGACTGGGGAACAGATGCTCCAAAGGGGactggaagagagagacacacatacaggaacaGGTTCTTTTAAGCCACTTTTAACACTTCCACCCAAATGCCTAGGATTTAGAGCACAATCCTGAGGTCTACTCCTGATGGGGGCCATTACTAGCCAAGAGACCCAAAGCAAGCTACCCTCTAAACCTCAACCACCAGCCTCTAGCACGGGGATAAAGTCCTCAAAGTCCAATGTGACGTCTGGTCACCCCGCCCCCAGTCTATCCCTCAGGCCAGTGCTCAGAAACCCTGTGATAGGACAGAGGCAGACCCCTGGGGGGTCCCCAGTGTTGAAAGATGGAGACAAAGGAATGTGAAGTAGATGCCTACTTCCCAGCTGTCCAGACGGCCAGCAAGAGTAAATACACGGCTCAGGGAGCCATGCAGCCGCACATGGTGTCCCTGCAGGATGACATCATGGAGCTCCAGGCCATGCAGTGCCTCCGAGTGGGCTGTATCCAGACCACTCACAAAGCAGCCAGCGCCGATGCGAATGGGGCCCtgaaaggaagcaggcaggtatCTTGAGGTGAGGGGCAGGTACACGGGGCCCCAACAAGTGCTGAGCAATGGCACCCCCACCCCGTCTGCTTCCCCCCCTGCCCATGCTGTCAGGGCTCACCCTCAGGTGACAGTGCTGCAGGACACTTCGAGGCCCCAGGTGCACAGGGCCCTCGAGCAGGCAGCTGACCACCGAGCACGTAGCCTCTAGCAGCTGTGGCTCCTGTGAAGCCAGGGAAGAAAACCGGTAAAGCTGAAAGCCAGAGGCTAGGCCCCTCAATTCTTACTTGGAAACAAATTCCTAGGTGGAAAGTATAAAGACCCACTACACTCCAGGAACTTCAACCAGCCAGATCCTGCTCTAGACCTGTCCTGGCCCAAGCCAAAGAACTTTACTCCATCCCATCTGGTCTATCCAGCACTCCTACCCGAAGGCCACCTCTGAATGCCATCTGTCCAGTCCTCAGCATCCTGTCTCCCCAAAGAACCTGCAGAAAGGTCCTTCCTAGCTTCTAACTAGCCATTAACTGGCCACTCTGTAGCCTTGAGTAAGCAGCTTTGGCTTCTCTGCACCTCCAGTGTCTCTGGGATATCAAAATGTGGTGCTGTgtgctttaatcccagaatttgggaggcagaggcaggaggatctctgtgacctcaaggtcagccaggactacacaaagaaacccttgtcttaagaaaacaaaacaagggctggtgagatggctcagtgggtaagagcacccgactgctcttccgaaggtcaggagttcaaatcccagcaaccacatggtggctcacaaccacctgtaatgagatctgactccctcttctggagtgtctgaggacagctacagtgtaatatacatataataaataaataaatctttaaaaaaaaaaaaaaaaagaaaaaaagtaaacaaaacaaaagcaagttcAAAGTCTGACCGCTAGGTTGCCCAAGGGATAAAGGCATGTGTTGCCAAGTGTGAAAAACTGAGTATGATCCCTGAACTCAAACAATGGAGAAAAATGACtcttgtaagttgtcctctgacttctatacGTGCTatagcatgtgcacatgtacacacatgaaggcatgtacatgcacacgcacacgcaagtaaataaaatgtaaaaaataaataagtcttaaataaaaatttcaaggtCAGCCAAGCAGTGGGCAGAggcaaggcagatctctgagatcaagaccagcctggtctacagacagacagggctacacaaacCCAGTCTGGTGGGTCGGGGAcagggggtagggggtggagaaAACTTAAGGACATCCTTGGAGATCTATCAAGTTTGAGTCAGCCTCCAgctacgtgagaccctgtctccaaaaaaagaaaaaagaaaaaaagagagctgATAGTACCTTAACTCATAGGTAAACTGTTCCAAGCACAGGGAATTTCTATCTCTGGAGCCCACCTCTCACTGACCTCAAGTACTCAGTATGCGCCTATTAAGGGGCAgacaagggctggtgagacagctcagcaggtaagagcactgactgctgttctgaaagtcctgagttcaattcccaacaaccacatgaaggctcacaaccatctgtacagctacagtgtactcatatgcatgaaaataaataaataaataaataaataaataaataaatctttgaaaaaagggaggggaggggcagacaAGTCTCACCTCCACCTGGGAGTGAACAATCTGTGCCACAGCTACTCCAGGCATCGTGAGTCTGTGCAGGAACTCGGTGGCATCAGTCGTCATGTAGCTGTAGCCGCCGTCAGGGACATACACTATAAAGACATGAGAATGGACCCCAGGGGTTCGAGAGATGGCCcaggtgctcttgcagaggaccaaagttcaattcccagcacccacacacatcaggtggctcacaaccaccaactccaagggatccagcgccctcttttggcctcttaaGGAACCTGCACCCATGTGCATACCAACaggcagacacacaaacatataggtTTTGggggattttaaaaaagatgtatctgggctggtgagatggctcagcaggtaagagcactgactgctcttccaaagttcctgagttcaaatcccagcaactacatggtggcttacacacAA
The Mus musculus strain C57BL/6J chromosome 8, GRCm38.p6 C57BL/6J genome window above contains:
- the Fcsk gene encoding L-fucose kinase isoform X3, with the translated sequence MYLNMSWNEFFKKTGIRDWDLWDPDTPPSDRCLLTARLFPVLHPTRALGPQDVLWMLHPRKHRGEALRAWRASWRLSWEQLQPCVDRAATLDFRRDLFFCQALQKARHVLEARQDLCLRPLIRAAVGEGCSGPLLATLDKVAAGAEDPGVAARALACVADVLGCMAEGRGGLRSGPAANPEWIQPFSYLECGDLMRGVEALAQEREKWLTRPALLVRAARHYEGAEQILIRQAVMTARHFVSTQPVELPAPGQWVVTECPARVDFSGGWSDTPPIAYELGGAVLGLAVRVDGRRPIGAKARRIPEPELWLAVGPRQDEMTMRIVCRSLDDLRDYCQPHAPGALLKAAFICAGIVHLHSELPLLEQLLHSFNGGFELHTWSELPHGSGLGTSSILAGAALAALQRAAGRAVGTEALIHAVLHLEQVLTTGGGWQDQVSGLMPGIKVGRSRAQLPLKVEVEEITVPEGFVQKINDHLLLVYTGKTRLARNLLQDVLRNWYARLPVVVQNARRLVRQTEKCAEAFRQGNLPLLGQYLTSYWEQKKLMAPGCEPLAVQRMMDVLAPYAYGQSLAGAGGGGFLYLLTKEPRQKETLEAVLAKAEGLGNYSVHLVEVDPQGLSLQLLGHDTRLCGAGPSEVGTT
- the Fcsk gene encoding L-fucose kinase encodes the protein MEQSEGVNWTVIILTCQYKDSVQVFQRELEVRQRREQIPAGTMLLAVEDPQTRVGSGGATLNALLVAAEHLSARAGFTVVTSDVLHSAWILILHMGRDFPFDDCGRAFTCLPVENPQAPVEALVCNLDCLLDIMTHRLGPGSPPGVWVCSTDMLLSVPPNPGISWDGFRGARVIAFPGSLAYALNHGVYLTDSQGLVLDIYYQGTKAEIQRCVGPDGLVPLVSGVVFFSVETAEHLLATHVSPPLDACTYMGLDSGAQPVQLSLFFDILLCMARNMSRENFLAGRPPELGQGDMDVASYLKGARAQLWRELRDQPLTMVYVPDGGYSYMTTDATEFLHRLTMPGVAVAQIVHSQVEEPQLLEATCSVVSCLLEGPVHLGPRSVLQHCHLRGPIRIGAGCFVSGLDTAHSEALHGLELHDVILQGHHVRLHGSLSRVFTLAGRLDSWERQGAGMYLNMSWNEFFKKTGIRDWDLWDPDTPPSDRCLLTARLFPVLHPTRALGPQDVLWMLHPRKHRGEALRAWRASWRLSWEQLQPCVDRAATLDFRRDLFFCQALQKARHVLEARQDLCLRPLIRAAVGEGCSGPLLATLDKVAAGAEDPGVAARALACVADVLGCMAEGRGGLRSGPAANPEWIQPFSYLECGDLMRGVEALAQEREKWLTRPALLVRAARHYEGAEQILIRQAVMTARHFVSTQPVELPAPGQWVVTECPARVDFSGGWSDTPPIAYELGGAVLGLAVRVDGRRPIGAKARRIPEPELWLAVGPRQDEMTMRIVCRSLDDLRDYCQPHAPGALLKAAFICAGIVHLHSELPLLEQLLHSFNGGFELHTWSELPHGSGLGTSSILAGAALAALQRAAGRAVGTEALIHAVLHLEQVLTTGGGWQDQVSGLMPGIKVGRSRAQLPLKVEVEEITVPEGFVQKINDHLLLVYTGKTRLARNLLQDVLRNWYARLPVVVQNARRLVRQTEKCAEAFRQGNLPLLGQYLTSYWEQKKLMAPGCEPLAVQRMMDVLAPYAYGQSLAGAGGGGFLYLLTKEPRQKETLEAVLAKAEGLGNYSVHLVEVDPQGLSLQLLGHDTRLCGAGPSEVGTT
- the Fcsk gene encoding L-fucose kinase isoform X1 — translated: MLLSVPPNPGISWDGFRGARVIAFPGSLAYALNHGVYLTDSQGLVLDIYYQGTKAEIQRCVGPDGLVPLVSGVVFFSVETAEHLLATHVSPPLDACTYMGLDSGAQPVQLSLFFDILLCMARNMSRENFLAGRPPELGQGDMDVASYLKGARAQLWRELRDQPLTMVYVPDGGYSYMTTDATEFLHRLTMPGVAVAQIVHSQVEEPQLLEATCSVVSCLLEGPVHLGPRSVLQHCHLRGPIRIGAGCFVSGLDTAHSEALHGLELHDVILQGHHVRLHGSLSRVFTLAGRLDSWERQGAGMYLNMSWNEFFKKTGIRDWDLWDPDTPPSDRCLLTARLFPVLHPTRALGPQDVLWMLHPRKHRGEALRAWRASWRLSWEQLQPCVDRAATLDFRRDLFFCQALQKARHVLEARQDLCLRPLIRAAVGEGCSGPLLATLDKVAAGAEDPGVAARALACVADVLGCMAEGRGGLRSGPAANPEWIQPFSYLECGDLMRGVEALAQEREKWLTRPALLVRAARHYEGAEQILIRQAVMTARHFVSTQPVELPAPGQWVVTECPARVDFSGGWSDTPPIAYELGGAVLGLAVRVDGRRPIGAKARRIPEPELWLAVGPRQDEMTMRIVCRSLDDLRDYCQPHAPGALLKAAFICAGIVHLHSELPLLEQLLHSFNGGFELHTWSELPHGSGLGTSSILAGAALAALQRAAGRAVGTEALIHAVLHLEQVLTTGGGWQDQVSGLMPGIKVGRSRAQLPLKVEVEEITVPEGFVQKINDHLLLVYTGKTRLARNLLQDVLRNWYARLPVVVQNARRLVRQTEKCAEAFRQGNLPLLGQYLTSYWEQKKLMAPGCEPLAVQRMMDVLAPYAYGQSLAGAGGGGFLYLLTKEPRQKETLEAVLAKAEGLGNYSVHLVEVDPQGLSLQLLGHDTRLCGAGPSEVGTT
- the Fcsk gene encoding L-fucose kinase isoform X2 codes for the protein MTTDATEFLHRLTMPGVAVAQIVHSQVEEPQLLEATCSVVSCLLEGPVHLGPRSVLQHCHLRGPIRIGAGCFVSGLDTAHSEALHGLELHDVILQGHHVRLHGSLSRVFTLAGRLDSWERQGAGMYLNMSWNEFFKKTGIRDWDLWDPDTPPSDRCLLTARLFPVLHPTRALGPQDVLWMLHPRKHRGEALRAWRASWRLSWEQLQPCVDRAATLDFRRDLFFCQALQKARHVLEARQDLCLRPLIRAAVGEGCSGPLLATLDKVAAGAEDPGVAARALACVADVLGCMAEGRGGLRSGPAANPEWIQPFSYLECGDLMRGVEALAQEREKWLTRPALLVRAARHYEGAEQILIRQAVMTARHFVSTQPVELPAPGQWVVTECPARVDFSGGWSDTPPIAYELGGAVLGLAVRVDGRRPIGAKARRIPEPELWLAVGPRQDEMTMRIVCRSLDDLRDYCQPHAPGALLKAAFICAGIVHLHSELPLLEQLLHSFNGGFELHTWSELPHGSGLGTSSILAGAALAALQRAAGRAVGTEALIHAVLHLEQVLTTGGGWQDQVSGLMPGIKVGRSRAQLPLKVEVEEITVPEGFVQKINDHLLLVYTGKTRLARNLLQDVLRNWYARLPVVVQNARRLVRQTEKCAEAFRQGNLPLLGQYLTSYWEQKKLMAPGCEPLAVQRMMDVLAPYAYGQSLAGAGGGGFLYLLTKEPRQKETLEAVLAKAEGLGNYSVHLVEVDPQGLSLQLLGHDTRLCGAGPSEVGTT